From the genome of Bosea sp. Tri-49, one region includes:
- the tssM gene encoding type VI secretion system membrane subunit TssM, which yields MIRSYLLGFLSLRGLVTVFGVVALCVMIWAGGPYLSLFGWAPLVSVEARTSAIILLLLSLIGVSLLRLYLARRANARMIKSLLDTGGLAAMADSGGTDEVEIIRERFEGALTTLKETIFAGRKGDAYLFELPWYVIIGPPGSGKTTILKNSGLDFPLARTLGTDPVAGLGGTRHCDWWFTDQAVLIDTAGRYTTHESNAAVDAAAWRGFLDLLKTHRGRRPLNGIVLAISLSDILLQNEVERKRHVAALRARLQELTKTFGVELPTYLLITKCDLIPGFSEFFDGLNETGRAQVWGMTFPPDANLATRLTEILDQNLRELADRLDQVMRERAHAERGLSRRGRIYLFPKEFAGLRRDLASFVHEIFKQSKFETQSRLRGVYFTSGTQEGTPIDRVLAAFGRSFGLTSGQRAPFSGQGKAFFVNRLLTDVIFEEQGLVGVDRKLERSLVRAQNIGYAVAAALVIGLSVLWWGAASRSQARIAATNESLTPVETRLAAVPARATPATLLPVLQAADAVRDASGQGGILGWLDGFGLSATPLLAPAAAELRERLIVGRLYPAFATRLSERLTGLSQIGAENEAVRELLRSYLMLSDTERFDRSVVQRAAREEAQLAFPVDQSRAAELGRHFDELVVLLPQPLPTDRRIIDTTRARLMRTPRSEQVYARLLREAAQNPRLRSIDLSTAIGAGVLDFGLGRAGNNAVSVIPAAFTREAFYDFVLPRLPILIREELGIDWVTGGEAAGSGVVQTGTREVMDRYVADYIRYWQGAITAARLVPFAETQQALSAVQALAAANSPLERLIGIVRTNTELPLPGDTQPGAPAGASAGLPGPAGTAAGGLIAAAASSAANAAATAALGEGPWPGATIAAPFRPLVELVAAPGGAQPAMGRIRELFSGAYGALSNVSNAPDPRQAAYQAVARRGSSGADALGQLRADSALRPEPVRGIMRAIASLSASSVVGDSLDYVNQAWRRDVLPQCQAALDQRYPLFASAKDEVSLRDFSDMFRPGGLLDEFFQKHLAPFVTEQRNGYAPITVDGSALPLKREALAQFYRARAIRNAFFAGSGSAPSLKFSLRPSFLDPKLLRATLALDGKDIVYRHEAQRAYDLEWPTKTDASTVAVTLTDLNGKDTRVERTGAWALLRMVDAASLAARGGADQFSITVTGDENARVVYQLRAASVNNPFNLGALRAFRCPDSL from the coding sequence ATGATCCGCTCCTATCTGCTCGGCTTCCTGTCGCTGCGCGGGCTGGTCACCGTCTTCGGTGTGGTCGCGCTCTGCGTGATGATCTGGGCCGGCGGGCCCTATCTCTCGCTCTTCGGCTGGGCGCCGCTGGTCTCGGTGGAGGCGCGCACGAGCGCGATCATCCTGCTGCTCTTGAGCCTGATCGGCGTCTCGCTATTGCGCCTCTATCTGGCGCGTCGCGCCAATGCCCGGATGATCAAGTCGCTGCTCGACACCGGCGGACTCGCGGCCATGGCCGATTCCGGCGGGACCGACGAGGTCGAGATCATCCGCGAACGCTTCGAGGGAGCGCTCACTACCCTCAAGGAGACGATCTTCGCCGGGCGCAAGGGCGATGCCTATCTGTTCGAGCTGCCCTGGTATGTCATCATCGGCCCGCCTGGCTCCGGCAAGACGACGATCCTGAAGAATTCCGGGCTCGACTTCCCGCTGGCGCGCACGCTCGGGACCGATCCCGTCGCCGGCCTCGGCGGCACCCGTCATTGCGACTGGTGGTTCACCGACCAGGCGGTGCTGATCGACACCGCCGGCCGTTACACCACCCATGAATCGAACGCGGCGGTTGACGCCGCCGCCTGGCGCGGCTTTCTCGACCTGCTCAAGACCCATCGCGGCCGCCGGCCGCTCAACGGCATCGTCCTGGCGATCAGCCTATCCGATATCCTCCTGCAGAACGAGGTCGAGCGTAAGCGCCATGTCGCGGCGCTGCGGGCGCGTCTGCAGGAGCTGACCAAGACCTTCGGCGTCGAATTGCCGACCTATCTCCTGATCACCAAATGCGACCTGATCCCCGGCTTCTCCGAGTTCTTCGACGGGCTGAACGAAACCGGACGGGCGCAGGTCTGGGGCATGACCTTTCCGCCCGATGCCAATCTGGCGACGCGTCTGACCGAGATCCTTGACCAGAACCTGCGCGAGCTCGCTGACCGCCTCGACCAGGTCATGCGCGAGCGCGCCCATGCCGAGCGTGGCCTCAGCCGGCGCGGGCGCATCTATCTCTTCCCCAAGGAGTTCGCCGGTTTGCGCCGGGACCTTGCGAGCTTCGTCCACGAGATTTTCAAGCAGAGCAAGTTCGAAACGCAGTCGCGTTTGCGTGGCGTCTACTTCACCAGCGGCACGCAGGAGGGCACGCCGATCGACCGCGTGCTCGCGGCGTTCGGGCGCAGCTTCGGCCTGACCAGCGGCCAGCGCGCGCCGTTCTCAGGCCAGGGCAAGGCCTTCTTCGTCAACCGGCTGCTGACCGATGTCATCTTCGAGGAGCAAGGGCTTGTCGGCGTCGACCGCAAGCTCGAGCGCAGCCTCGTGCGGGCCCAGAACATCGGCTACGCCGTGGCCGCGGCGCTGGTGATCGGGCTCAGTGTGCTCTGGTGGGGGGCGGCGAGCCGCAGTCAGGCGAGGATCGCCGCAACGAACGAATCGCTTACCCCGGTCGAAACGCGGCTCGCGGCCGTGCCGGCGCGGGCGACGCCGGCGACCTTGCTGCCGGTGCTGCAGGCTGCTGATGCCGTGCGTGATGCGAGCGGGCAGGGCGGTATCCTCGGCTGGCTCGACGGCTTCGGGCTGAGCGCGACGCCCTTACTCGCGCCGGCGGCGGCAGAATTGCGCGAGCGCCTCATCGTCGGTCGCCTCTATCCGGCCTTCGCGACGCGCCTATCGGAGCGGCTGACCGGCCTCTCCCAGATCGGCGCCGAGAACGAGGCGGTGCGAGAGCTCCTGCGCAGCTATCTCATGCTGAGCGACACCGAGCGCTTCGACCGCAGTGTGGTGCAGCGTGCCGCGCGCGAGGAAGCACAGCTCGCCTTCCCGGTCGACCAGAGCCGGGCGGCCGAGCTCGGACGGCATTTCGACGAGCTCGTCGTGCTGCTGCCACAGCCGCTGCCGACCGACCGGCGCATCATCGACACCACGCGGGCGCGACTGATGCGGACCCCGCGCAGCGAGCAGGTCTATGCCCGGCTGTTGCGCGAGGCCGCGCAGAACCCGCGCTTGCGCTCGATCGATCTCTCCACTGCGATCGGCGCCGGCGTGCTCGATTTCGGCCTCGGTCGCGCCGGCAACAACGCGGTCTCGGTCATCCCGGCCGCCTTCACCCGCGAAGCCTTCTACGATTTTGTGCTGCCGCGGTTGCCGATCCTGATCCGCGAGGAGCTCGGGATCGACTGGGTCACCGGCGGCGAAGCGGCCGGCTCGGGCGTGGTCCAGACCGGCACGCGCGAGGTGATGGACCGCTATGTCGCCGACTACATCCGCTATTGGCAGGGCGCGATCACGGCGGCGCGGCTCGTGCCCTTCGCCGAGACGCAGCAGGCGCTCTCGGCCGTGCAGGCCTTGGCAGCCGCCAACTCGCCGCTCGAACGGCTGATCGGCATCGTCCGCACCAATACGGAATTGCCGCTGCCCGGGGACACCCAACCGGGAGCCCCGGCCGGGGCGAGCGCCGGCTTGCCCGGACCGGCCGGCACAGCAGCCGGAGGCCTCATCGCCGCTGCGGCGAGCAGCGCGGCGAATGCCGCTGCCACCGCCGCGCTCGGGGAGGGGCCCTGGCCCGGTGCGACCATCGCGGCGCCGTTCCGTCCGCTGGTAGAGCTGGTTGCAGCGCCGGGTGGCGCGCAGCCGGCGATGGGGCGCATCCGCGAATTGTTCAGCGGCGCCTATGGCGCGCTCAGCAATGTCTCCAACGCGCCCGATCCGCGTCAGGCTGCCTATCAGGCTGTCGCGCGGCGCGGCAGCTCCGGTGCCGATGCGCTCGGCCAGCTCAGGGCGGATTCGGCGCTGCGGCCGGAACCGGTGCGCGGTATCATGCGGGCGATAGCGAGCCTCAGCGCCTCCTCGGTGGTTGGCGACTCCCTCGATTATGTCAACCAGGCCTGGCGCCGGGATGTGCTTCCGCAATGCCAGGCCGCGCTCGACCAGCGCTATCCGCTGTTCGCGAGCGCCAAGGACGAGGTCTCGCTGCGCGATTTCAGCGACATGTTCCGGCCCGGCGGCCTGCTCGACGAGTTCTTCCAGAAGCATCTCGCGCCCTTCGTGACCGAGCAGCGCAACGGCTACGCCCCGATCACCGTCGACGGCTCGGCTCTGCCGCTGAAGCGCGAGGCGCTGGCGCAGTTCTACCGGGCACGGGCGATCCGCAACGCCTTCTTCGCCGGATCGGGCTCCGCCCCCTCGCTGAAGTTCAGCCTGCGCCCGAGCTTCCTCGATCCGAAGCTGCTGCGCGCGACGCTGGCGCTCGACGGCAAGGACATCGTCTATCGCCATGAGGCGCAGCGCGCCTACGACTTGGAATGGCCGACCAAGACCGATGCCAGCACGGTCGCGGTCACGCTCACCGATCTCAACGGCAAGGACACCCGCGTCGAGCGCACCGGCGCCTGGGCGCTGCTGCGCATGGTCGATGCCGCCTCGCTCGCGGCGCGCGGCGGCGCCGACCAGTTCAGCATCACCGTGACCGGCGACGAGAACGCCCGCGTCGTCTACCAGCTGCGGGCGGCGAGCGTGAACAACCCGTTCAATCTCGGCGCCTTGCGCGCCTTCCGCTGCCCGGATTCGCTGTGA
- the icmH gene encoding type IVB secretion system protein IcmH/DotU: MSSDQSFDPPTVVGHRPIGLAQPRPAGAAIHDPPTTPFAPPRQPLAAQPFAPLPAARPTGFAPSAPTPSLIPRSEPARPQQRRGASVSTREAPPASLQANAEIADGSDALVAAANPLLALVAQLRDAVDFADVAQLRSEVIEQIHKFEEAAVRNGAAAGDVQAARYILCSVIDETVMTTPWGAASDWSTSSLLNRFHNETWGGEKVFAILDRVKTDPRKNIALLKLIDFVLLLGFEGMHRVLDNGRERLADLRDEVGQLVGRNLPPPPSELSAHWQGVGAEKALRSFFPLWIVFAAAGFLLVTMYSFHRYRLAVEVAPVVERMQALENTIASRVVRP; the protein is encoded by the coding sequence GTGAGCAGTGATCAAAGCTTCGATCCGCCGACCGTCGTCGGGCACAGGCCGATCGGCTTGGCACAGCCGCGGCCGGCCGGAGCGGCGATCCACGACCCGCCGACGACGCCGTTCGCGCCGCCACGCCAGCCACTCGCCGCCCAGCCCTTTGCTCCGCTACCGGCAGCCCGACCCACCGGCTTCGCACCATCAGCGCCCACGCCTTCGCTCATCCCACGGTCGGAACCCGCGAGACCGCAGCAGCGGCGTGGCGCCTCCGTATCGACCCGCGAAGCCCCTCCAGCGTCCTTGCAGGCGAATGCCGAGATCGCCGACGGCTCGGACGCGCTCGTCGCGGCCGCCAACCCGCTGCTGGCGCTGGTGGCGCAATTGCGCGATGCCGTCGACTTCGCCGACGTCGCGCAGCTGCGCAGCGAGGTGATCGAGCAGATCCACAAATTCGAGGAGGCGGCGGTCAGGAACGGCGCGGCCGCCGGTGACGTCCAGGCTGCACGCTACATCCTCTGCTCGGTGATCGACGAGACGGTGATGACGACGCCCTGGGGCGCCGCCAGCGACTGGAGCACCAGCTCGCTGCTCAACCGTTTCCATAACGAGACCTGGGGCGGCGAAAAGGTCTTCGCCATCCTCGACCGGGTGAAGACCGATCCGCGCAAGAACATCGCCCTGCTCAAGCTGATCGACTTCGTGCTGCTGCTCGGCTTCGAGGGCATGCACCGCGTGCTCGACAATGGCCGCGAGCGTCTCGCCGACCTGCGCGACGAGGTCGGCCAGCTCGTCGGCCGCAATCTGCCGCCGCCACCCTCGGAACTCTCTGCGCACTGGCAGGGCGTCGGCGCCGAGAAGGCCCTGCGGAGCTTCTTCCCGCTCTGGATCGTCTTCGCCGCCGCAGGGTTCCTGCTGGTCACCATGTACAGCTTCCATCGCTACCGCCTCGCGGTTGAGGTCGCGCCGGTGGTCGAGCGCATGCAGGCACTCGAGAACACGATTGCTTCCAGAGTGGTGCGGCCATGA
- the tssK gene encoding type VI secretion system baseplate subunit TssK, with amino-acid sequence MTLVSKPLWSEGMLIRPQHFQQYDRWIEHVVEGRTTALAAFAWGLRKLTLGAELLPLGRIAVQSVAAVMPDGTVIDTAGGIAIEARAVPPNTKNALVKLVVALRPLDGAEIGDGGRSRRYEAAEQAVRDVTAPDRAAVSLRVGRLSARLLLEGEAEDDLVTLPIARIREVDATGAVLLDENYVPPCLDFQASQRLVRLVGEIRSLLRSRAEALAGQSAAGPAAAESGGLVDLVVLSIVNGQEAVFDHFAATPGLHPEQVYRAALALAGQLSTFSVSRRRSADFPAYDHLDLDASFAAVLDQLRQLLAVVIERNAIALPLQDRGYGIRLSTISDRTLFQDARFVLIALASVPTETLRSQLPISMKVGSVEQIRDLVNLQLPGIPLTALPVAPRELPFLQGGVYFELDQSVELWRNLTRSAAFALHVSGDYPDLHLEFWAIRGKRA; translated from the coding sequence ATGACGCTGGTGAGCAAACCGCTCTGGTCCGAGGGCATGCTGATCCGCCCGCAGCACTTCCAGCAATATGACCGCTGGATCGAGCATGTGGTCGAGGGCCGCACCACTGCGCTAGCCGCCTTCGCCTGGGGGCTGCGCAAGCTGACGCTCGGGGCCGAGTTGCTGCCGCTCGGCCGCATCGCCGTCCAGTCGGTCGCCGCCGTGATGCCTGACGGGACGGTGATCGACACCGCCGGCGGCATCGCGATCGAGGCGCGGGCGGTTCCGCCGAACACCAAGAATGCCCTGGTGAAGCTCGTCGTGGCGCTGCGGCCGCTCGATGGCGCCGAGATCGGCGACGGCGGCCGCAGCCGGCGCTATGAGGCGGCCGAGCAGGCGGTGCGCGACGTGACCGCTCCGGATCGGGCAGCGGTCAGCCTCAGGGTCGGGCGGCTCTCGGCGCGGCTTCTGCTCGAAGGGGAAGCCGAGGACGATCTCGTCACGCTGCCGATCGCACGAATCCGCGAGGTCGATGCGACCGGCGCCGTGCTCCTCGACGAGAACTACGTTCCGCCCTGCCTCGACTTCCAGGCTTCGCAGCGCCTCGTGCGCCTCGTCGGCGAGATCCGCTCGCTGCTGCGCAGCCGAGCGGAGGCGCTGGCCGGCCAATCCGCCGCCGGCCCGGCCGCGGCCGAGAGCGGCGGGCTCGTCGATCTCGTCGTGCTCTCGATCGTCAATGGCCAGGAAGCCGTCTTCGACCATTTCGCGGCGACGCCGGGCCTGCACCCCGAGCAGGTCTATCGCGCGGCATTGGCGCTCGCCGGCCAGCTCTCGACCTTCTCGGTCTCGCGCCGGCGCAGCGCCGATTTCCCGGCCTACGACCATCTCGATCTCGATGCTTCCTTCGCGGCTGTGCTCGACCAATTGCGTCAGCTCCTGGCGGTAGTGATCGAGCGCAATGCGATCGCGCTGCCCCTGCAGGATCGCGGCTACGGCATCCGCCTCTCGACGATCAGCGACCGCACTTTGTTCCAGGATGCGCGCTTCGTCCTGATCGCGCTGGCGAGCGTGCCGACCGAGACCTTGCGAAGCCAGCTGCCGATCTCGATGAAGGTCGGCTCGGTCGAGCAGATCCGCGATCTCGTCAACCTGCAGCTGCCCGGCATTCCGCTGACCGCGCTGCCGGTGGCGCCGCGCGAGCTGCCCTTCCTGCAGGGCGGCGTCTATTTCGAACTCGACCAGAGCGTCGAGCTCTGGCGCAATCTGACGCGCTCGGCCGCCTTCGCCCTGCATGTCAGCGGTGACTATCCCGACCTGCATCTCGAATTCTGGGCCATTCGCGGGAAGCGCGCGTGA
- the tssJ gene encoding type VI secretion system lipoprotein TssJ, which yields MRPVTRSLLLPTRRSLLAGLAVGAGAPLIAACSSGPPAAKTTSLEFGIEADQEINANENGDPSPIVLRVYELKTKNAFEQASFFELLDSDTAKLGADLVSKRELEVKPGEKSSFKRESPTEAKHIGVIAGFRQIEVAQWRSLVDIVPDRDNAFLITVRALAVKIELQRASRNFGLI from the coding sequence GTGAGGCCGGTCACGAGATCGCTGCTGCTGCCGACCCGCCGGTCGCTTCTCGCCGGCCTGGCGGTCGGTGCCGGCGCGCCGCTCATCGCTGCTTGTTCCTCCGGGCCGCCGGCAGCCAAGACGACCTCGCTCGAATTCGGAATCGAGGCCGACCAGGAGATCAACGCCAACGAGAATGGCGACCCGTCGCCGATCGTGCTGCGCGTCTACGAACTCAAGACCAAGAACGCCTTCGAGCAGGCGAGCTTCTTCGAGCTGCTCGACAGCGATACGGCCAAGCTCGGCGCCGATCTCGTCTCCAAGCGTGAACTCGAGGTGAAGCCGGGCGAGAAGAGCTCGTTCAAGCGCGAGTCGCCGACCGAGGCGAAGCATATCGGCGTGATCGCCGGCTTCCGCCAGATCGAGGTCGCGCAATGGCGCTCGCTGGTCGACATCGTACCGGACCGCGACAACGCCTTCCTGATCACCGTCCGCGCCCTGGCCGTGAAGATCGAGCTGCAGCGCGCCTCCCGCAATTTCGGCCTGATCTGA
- the tagH gene encoding type VI secretion system-associated FHA domain protein TagH, whose translation MRLLLTVLGLQRSTLGDRSTHIFGEAGGTLGRSASCDWILPDERNTLSARHARISHNGRGFLITDTSTNGVYLNAVDAPLGRDQSAPLSNGDTIYLADYIISVAILREEPAPAPVPMPATAIPVAPVAPTPVAPLPIPVAAPAIPIGLELSAPAPAIPASMPAAAQRQPTQLAGPIPDDFDFSDLAPAKPQAAPMATMPAQTVPPVPVMPAPLAEPAAPQQAPAAAVDPLALLRQRAMVRAASIDLTPQEPGVPAPRPMAEVALPGGSLAPGSGDAAAFWSGIGLDPTRIPPEARARLLEELGGALRQAAGGLVSMLSARKSMKDEFRLDQTRLAPQENNPFKFFSYGDEALRRIVVEGAPGFLPLDMAVKQCFADMHAHEVALASAMQTSIRELLERLAPARLESEAEPGLLGRKPDRSRLWERYAELHGELAGDLDRTIRTLVSDELARASARGPGAKV comes from the coding sequence ATGAGATTGCTGCTGACCGTGCTCGGGCTGCAACGCAGCACGCTCGGCGACCGGTCTACGCATATCTTCGGGGAAGCGGGTGGCACGCTCGGGCGCAGCGCCAGCTGCGACTGGATTCTGCCCGATGAGCGCAACACGCTTTCGGCCCGGCACGCCCGCATCTCGCATAACGGCCGCGGCTTCCTGATCACCGATACCAGCACCAACGGCGTCTATCTCAACGCGGTCGATGCGCCGCTCGGGCGCGACCAGAGCGCGCCGCTGAGCAATGGCGATACGATCTACCTCGCCGACTACATCATCTCCGTGGCGATCCTGCGCGAGGAGCCGGCACCTGCGCCGGTTCCCATGCCGGCCACTGCAATACCAGTGGCGCCCGTCGCTCCGACGCCAGTTGCGCCGCTGCCGATCCCCGTTGCCGCACCGGCCATCCCGATCGGCCTGGAGCTGTCAGCGCCCGCGCCCGCTATCCCCGCCTCGATGCCGGCTGCGGCTCAACGCCAGCCGACGCAGCTTGCCGGCCCGATTCCGGATGATTTCGACTTCAGCGACCTCGCGCCGGCAAAACCGCAGGCAGCTCCGATGGCCACGATGCCGGCGCAAACCGTGCCGCCGGTTCCAGTGATGCCTGCGCCTCTCGCCGAGCCCGCTGCGCCGCAGCAGGCGCCTGCTGCGGCCGTCGATCCGCTCGCCTTGCTGCGCCAGCGCGCGATGGTGCGGGCCGCTTCGATCGATCTGACGCCGCAGGAGCCCGGGGTGCCCGCGCCTCGGCCGATGGCCGAGGTCGCCCTGCCGGGTGGCTCGCTCGCGCCAGGTTCCGGCGATGCCGCAGCCTTCTGGTCCGGGATCGGGCTCGATCCCACACGCATTCCGCCCGAGGCGCGGGCGCGGTTGCTTGAGGAACTCGGCGGCGCGCTGCGCCAGGCGGCGGGCGGGCTCGTCTCGATGCTCTCGGCACGCAAGTCGATGAAGGACGAGTTTCGCCTGGATCAGACGCGGCTCGCGCCGCAGGAGAATAACCCGTTCAAATTCTTCTCGTATGGCGACGAGGCGCTGCGTCGGATTGTGGTCGAGGGCGCGCCCGGCTTCCTGCCGCTCGACATGGCGGTGAAGCAGTGTTTCGCCGACATGCACGCGCATGAGGTCGCGCTGGCCTCGGCGATGCAGACCAGCATCCGCGAGTTGCTTGAACGGCTGGCGCCTGCACGGCTCGAATCCGAAGCGGAACCCGGCCTGCTCGGCCGCAAGCCGGACCGGAGCCGCCTCTGGGAGCGCTATGCCGAATTGCATGGCGAGCTCGCGGGCGATCTCGATCGCACGATCCGCACCCTCGTGTCCGACGAATTGGCGCGCGCCTCTGCCCGTGGGCCAGGAGCGAAGGTGTGA
- the tssG gene encoding type VI secretion system baseplate subunit TssG, giving the protein MDAASRHDERDLSAVAALDAAMVQFNALCLQLEEAFPQPGGIGSSGSPRREAVRFRANPTLGFPAEEVAAIELPARAGDPIVVTANLFGLHGPSSPLPPAFTERIVFAEDGGALRDFSDFFNHRLLGLLFRIWKHYRHQHRYEPGATDPISGAVAALFGMFGVAQEGDRPARTLLLPYAGVLALHSRSASVVAGVISHYFGVSCAIEEFVPREIRIPEEAQWRLGAPGIELGVDTVAGEAMRDVMGKFRLRLGPLTSAQCDRLLPGGPDHATLTELIRLSIREPLDWDIAFVLAPGEARPFRLGETRLGWSGWLDVDPGSPVEFVI; this is encoded by the coding sequence ATGGACGCCGCGAGTCGGCACGACGAGCGCGACCTGAGCGCCGTCGCGGCGCTCGATGCTGCGATGGTCCAGTTCAACGCCCTCTGCCTTCAGCTGGAAGAGGCTTTCCCGCAGCCGGGCGGCATCGGTTCGTCAGGCTCGCCGCGGCGCGAAGCCGTGCGCTTCCGCGCCAATCCGACGCTCGGCTTTCCGGCCGAGGAGGTCGCGGCGATCGAGTTGCCGGCACGTGCCGGCGATCCCATCGTCGTCACCGCCAATCTCTTCGGCCTGCACGGCCCGTCCTCGCCACTGCCGCCGGCTTTCACCGAGCGCATCGTCTTCGCCGAGGATGGCGGCGCGCTGCGAGACTTCTCGGACTTCTTCAACCATCGCCTGCTCGGGCTGCTCTTCCGGATCTGGAAGCATTATCGCCACCAGCATCGTTACGAGCCCGGCGCGACCGATCCGATCTCCGGCGCGGTCGCCGCGCTCTTCGGCATGTTCGGCGTGGCGCAGGAGGGAGACCGGCCGGCGCGGACGCTGCTCCTGCCCTATGCCGGGGTGCTGGCGCTGCACAGCCGCTCGGCCTCGGTCGTCGCCGGCGTGATCAGTCATTATTTCGGTGTGTCCTGCGCGATCGAGGAGTTCGTGCCGCGCGAGATCCGCATCCCGGAGGAGGCGCAGTGGCGCCTCGGCGCGCCGGGCATCGAGCTCGGCGTCGATACGGTCGCCGGTGAAGCCATGCGCGACGTCATGGGCAAGTTCCGCCTGCGGCTCGGGCCGCTGACCTCCGCGCAATGCGACCGGCTGCTGCCGGGTGGGCCGGATCACGCCACGCTGACCGAATTGATCCGCCTTTCGATCCGCGAGCCGCTGGATTGGGACATCGCCTTCGTGCTGGCGCCGGGAGAGGCGCGCCCATTCCGCCTTGGCGAGACACGGCTCGGCTGGTCGGGCTGGCTCGACGTCGATCCGGGCAGCCCCGTCGAATTCGTCATCTGA
- the tssF gene encoding type VI secretion system baseplate subunit TssF, with protein sequence MSLNAHYEDELSYLRELGQEFARANPKLAGFLSREASDPDVERLLEGFAFTVARLRQKLEDEMPELVHGLIRLVWPHYLRPIPPMSIVSFEAAAGGGPGVTRVPAGIALASRPVDGVSCRFRTCYPVEVLPFAITRTQSENRPTTARLALTLQAAGRGTLQGLQGGRLRLFFNTEREPQVGRTLLLWLSRHLRSITVTSDSGESVTLPASAIRPVGFEDGEGVLPYPSNAFIGFRHLQEYLAFPAKFLFVDVTGLEALAGLSGKAATFAFEFSRPFPDQVRVAEGHVRLNCTPVVNLFAHEAHPLRIDRSRSEYRVVAGGRAGAEIYAIDKVTGYLQGRAERIVYEPFEAFRHDLPGEAESKLFYRERLRPAVVGRGVDHYLSFVSRLERTSAPPAEVISIGLTCSNGALAERLPVGAIDQPTSETPATVTFANVMGVTPHTPPPIGENLLWRLISNLSRNYGSLVDVGALRTLIASYDFRAVHDAQARRRLELLLEGLEAFESGVEDGVLRGQPVRVRTIRLTVAESKIGGEAELYLFGAVLERFFAVYASLNSLHRFAIQGTESKVEYKWTPRVGTTSAT encoded by the coding sequence ATGTCGCTGAACGCCCATTACGAAGACGAATTGTCCTATCTACGCGAGCTCGGCCAGGAGTTCGCCCGGGCGAACCCCAAGCTCGCCGGTTTCCTGTCGCGCGAGGCGAGCGACCCCGATGTCGAGCGGCTGCTGGAAGGCTTCGCCTTCACCGTCGCGCGCCTGCGCCAGAAGCTCGAAGACGAGATGCCGGAGCTCGTGCACGGGCTGATCCGGCTGGTCTGGCCGCACTATCTACGCCCGATTCCGCCGATGAGCATCGTCTCCTTCGAGGCGGCGGCCGGCGGCGGGCCTGGCGTCACGCGGGTTCCGGCGGGCATTGCGCTGGCCTCGCGGCCGGTCGACGGCGTCTCCTGCCGCTTCCGCACCTGCTATCCGGTCGAGGTGCTGCCGTTCGCGATCACGCGCACGCAGAGCGAGAACCGGCCGACCACGGCGCGCCTCGCGCTGACCTTGCAGGCGGCCGGGCGCGGCACGCTGCAGGGCCTGCAAGGCGGGCGCCTGCGCTTGTTCTTCAACACCGAGCGCGAGCCGCAGGTCGGGCGCACGCTGCTGCTCTGGCTGTCGCGCCATCTGCGTTCGATCACCGTGACGAGCGATTCCGGCGAGAGCGTCACCCTGCCAGCGAGCGCGATCCGCCCGGTCGGCTTCGAGGACGGGGAGGGCGTGCTGCCCTATCCCTCGAACGCCTTCATCGGCTTCCGGCATTTGCAGGAATATCTCGCCTTCCCGGCCAAGTTCCTGTTCGTCGACGTGACCGGGCTCGAGGCTCTGGCCGGCCTGTCGGGCAAGGCTGCGACCTTCGCCTTTGAGTTCTCGCGGCCTTTTCCCGATCAGGTCAGGGTCGCGGAAGGCCATGTCCGGCTGAATTGCACGCCGGTGGTCAATCTCTTCGCGCACGAGGCGCATCCGCTACGCATCGATCGCTCCCGCAGCGAGTACCGCGTCGTCGCCGGCGGGCGCGCGGGAGCGGAAATCTACGCGATCGACAAGGTCACCGGCTATCTCCAGGGCCGGGCCGAACGCATCGTCTACGAGCCCTTCGAAGCCTTCCGCCACGATCTGCCAGGCGAGGCCGAGAGCAAGCTGTTCTATCGCGAGCGGCTGCGCCCGGCCGTGGTCGGCCGCGGCGTCGACCATTATCTCTCCTTCGTCTCGCGGCTGGAGCGGACCTCGGCCCCGCCGGCGGAGGTGATCTCGATCGGTTTGACCTGCTCGAACGGCGCCCTGGCCGAGCGCCTGCCCGTCGGCGCGATCGACCAGCCGACCTCGGAGACGCCGGCGACCGTCACCTTCGCCAATGTGATGGGTGTGACGCCGCACACGCCGCCGCCGATCGGCGAGAACCTGCTCTGGCGGCTGATCTCGAACCTCTCCCGCAATTACGGCTCGCTCGTCGATGTCGGGGCGCTGCGCACGCTGATCGCGAGCTATGATTTCCGCGCCGTGCACGATGCGCAGGCGCGCCGCCGGCTGGAATTGCTGCTGGAGGGGCTGGAGGCGTTCGAGAGCGGCGTCGAGGATGGCGTGCTACGCGGTCAGCCGGTCCGCGTTCGCACGATCAGGTTGACCGTGGCCGAGAGCAAGATCGGCGGTGAGGCCGAGCTTTATCTGTTCGGGGCGGTGCTGGAGCGCTTTTTCGCAGTCTATGCCAGCCTCAACAGCCTGCACCGCTTCGCCATCCAGGGCACCGAGAGCAAGGTCGAGTACAAATGGACGCCGCGAGTCGGCACGACGAGCGCGACCTGA